GGACGGCCGCCAGGTGCGCCCGCACGTCGGCGCCCTGGCCCTGCGAGATCTCCAGGGTGGCGAACGCCGTCACCGGGTAGCCGAGCGCGGCCGGGTCGACCTCGGGGCCGAAGCCGCCGATCACCCCCCGGGTCTGCAGGCGGTCGAGCCGGGCCTGCACCGTGCCGCGGGCCACCTGGAGCCGGCGCGAGCACTCCAGCACACCGATCCGGGGCTCCTCGGCCAGCAGCCGGATCAGCTTCCCGTCCAGCGGGTCGATCGCGTCGTTGGCAGCGCCGGCCGGGCGCGTGGCCCCCGGGCCGGGATCGGGCAGCGGGCCGGGGGCCCCGGAGGGACCGAGCGGGCTGGGGGAGTGGGCGGGGGACATCGCGGCTCCGTCCGATGGGCATTCTGTACAGCGGTGCCGCCAATTGTCCGGCCGGGCAGCGCACCTTGAACAGGAGGAAACGGAACAGTTGCGCATCGGCGGGCGGGGCGCCACCCTCCAGCCACACCCCGTGGGGCCGGCCCCGACCGCCCGGCGGGGCGCGTACTGGCCGCACGCCTACCGGGAGGGCCCGTCATGACCGACACCGCCGCCGAACGCGCCATCGTCCACGCGTACTTCGACGACGGCCCGGACCACGAGG
The sequence above is drawn from the Kitasatospora sp. NBC_00315 genome and encodes:
- a CDS encoding Lrp/AsnC family transcriptional regulator → MSPAHSPSPLGPSGAPGPLPDPGPGATRPAGAANDAIDPLDGKLIRLLAEEPRIGVLECSRRLQVARGTVQARLDRLQTRGVIGGFGPEVDPAALGYPVTAFATLEISQGQGADVRAHLAAVPEVLELHTITGHGDMMVRIVARSNADLQRVIDRVVGFDGIVRSSTAIALENPVPYRILPLVDQAAAE